Within the Acidobacteriota bacterium genome, the region ACGCTTTCGCGCGGGCTGTTGTACACCCTGCCGCTCACCGTGCCGGAGGGCTACAACCGCTTCGACATCGCCCAGGAGCTACAAGCCCGGGGGATGGCGGGCGCCGCAGCGTTTTTGGCAGCGACGGCCAACCCGTCCCTGGTTCACGGCCTCGATCCGCAGGCGGTCTCACTCGAGGGTTACTTATTCCCGGCGACCTATCGCATTCCCTATCACGCCAGGGTGCAGGCGATTGTAGCCATGATGGTGAACCGCTTTCGCCAGGAAGTGCGGCATGACCATCCCCAAAATGTTCATCGCTGGGTGACGCTGGCCTCGCTGATACAGAAGGAGACGGCCGTGCCCGACGAGCGCCCCCTAATCGCCGGCGTGTTCGATAACCGCCTGGCGCGCGGCCTGCCGCTGCAGTGCGATCCGACGGTGATCTACGCGGCACTGCTCGATGATGCCTACACCGGCAGCCTGCATGCCCGCGACCTCAAGCGCAAGTCGCCCTACAACACCTACTTGCACCCGGGACTGCCGCCCGGTCCCATTGCCAACCCCGGCCGCGCCTCGCTCGAAGCCGCGCAGCACCCCGACGAAACCGACTACCTCTATTTCGTCAGCGACGGCGACGGCGCCCACCGCTTCGCCGTGACGCTCACCCAGCAGGAGAAAAATGTCCGGCTCTATCTGCGCACGCTGCGGAAAAAGCAGCACTCGCGCTAGCGCCGCCTCATGGGAAGTTGCCCACGCAGCCCTGACACCTCTGTGAATGATCCCGGTGTGCCACGATGATGCCGGTGATGATCGCCGCCGCCGCTGCGATGACCGCGGTAATCAGCCAGCGGTGATGCTGCTGCCGCGCGCCCGTTGCATCTTCCTGCTTGTGCCGGGGGTGCAGGTGTCTGGGCGCTGGACGGGTGCGAGCCGAAACCGCCGCGGCCGATGGCGGCGACATCGGCGTCTGCGCGCCCAGGCTAAGTGTCGCCAATGGGACGGCAACGAACAGGAGCAAGCAGAGCAGCCGCGCTACAGGCAAACAGGCTTTCGGCTTCGTCGCGTCAGTGACTCCTTTCCAGCACATCCTACTCCCGCCAGCTCACGTTACAACATAAGAATGTGGTGGATACGCTCTCCGCGCGAAAGTGGGGTCAGCCCCCAGCGGAGCGGTATCCTAGAGGTCGCATGGGGTTTCCGGTAATTGTGGCGGGCGGAGGGCCCGCGGGCGCGTTTTACGCGGCGCAGCTCGCGGCCGCAGGGCGCCGGGTCACGCTGGTGGACGAGCACCTGGCGTGGGAGAAGCCCTGTGGCGGGGGATTGACCGACAAGGCGTTGCGGCGGTATCCGTTTTTGGCGGAATCGGCCGAGTCGCACAACGCGGTAAGCGAATGCGAGCTCATCAGCCCGCAGGGACGCACGCTGCTGCTGCGGCTGGATCGCACGGTAGCGATTTTTTCACGCAAGGTGCTGAACGGTATTTTGCTGGAGCGCGCCCGGCGGGCGGGCGTGGCGCTGGTGCAGGAGCGGATTGCAGGCCTGGAGAGCGACCGCCAGAGCTGGCGGGTGCGGCTGAGCAGCGGCTGCAGGCTGCGGGCGCAGGCGGTGGTGGTGGCGACCGGAGCGCGGAATCCATTGCGGGCCGCCGTGCCCTCGCCACTGGGCGATGAGGATTGGATGGCCACGGCGGGATATTATTTGCCGCTGGAGCGCTTGCCCTGGCCGCGGCAGCGGATGGCGATCCGGTTTCTGCCGAACCTGGAAGGCTACATCTGGAGTTTTCCGCGTGGTGATCATGCCTCAGTCGGCATTTGCGGCAAGTTGGGCTCCGAGCCGACGCGCACCCTGCGGCAACGGTTGGAAGCGGCGCTCGATGCCTGGGGCGTCGATTGGCGAACGGACGCAGCATTTTATGCGCATCTGCTGCCGGCGCCCGATCCCAAGCGGCTGCGCGCGGCGGAGTTTGCCGGCGCCGCGCCGCACCCCTGGGCCTTGGTGGGCGATGCGGCGGGGCTGGTGGATCCGATTACCGGCGAGGGGCTTTACTACGCGCTGCGGTCGGCAGAGCTGCTGGCGCAGACGGGCTTTGAAAACTACAGCGCGGCCGTGCAGGCGGAATTGGTTCCGGAGCTGGCGGCCGCGGGCGCGATCGTGCGGCGCTTTTATTTCGGGCGCTTCTGCGGCGCCTCGGTGCTGGAGCGCATGACGCAATTTGGGCAGCGCAGCGCGCGCTTCCGGGAGCTTTTGTGCGACCTGTTCAGCGGCGCACAGGGTTATCTCGGTCTGCGCGAGCGGCTGTGGCGGCAATTGGCGCCTGCGCTGCTGCAGATGGCGCTGCCTTCGACTGGCGCGGGGCCTGGCGTGGCTGCGCCCGTAAACGACGCACTGCGTCGTTTACCCGGACTTGACGTTCGGCCAGGCTGGGGGCCCCCGGAGCCCCAGCCCGGCCCCCGCGTGGGGACGCATTAGGCGTGGGTTCGCGCTCGCAGGAATTGCAGCATCGCGCCGAAGCGATTCTGCCCGGAGGCGTAGATTCGCCGGTGCGCTCTTTCCGTGCCGTCGGGGGCGCGCCGCCTTGGATTGAGCGCGGCGCGGGTGCCTGGCTGTACGACGCCGACGGCAAGCGTTACCTGGACTTCATTGCTTCCTGGGGTGCGCTGCTGTTGGGTCATGCGGCGGCGGAAGTGGTTGCCGCAGTGCAGGAGGCAGCAGCCAAGGGCACCAGCTTCGGCGCCTCAACGCCGGCCGAACTCGAGCTGGCGGAGCTGGTGCAGCGCGCCTATCCCGCATGCGCGATGCTGCGCTTTGTCAACTCTGGCACCGAAGCCACCATGTCGGCGGTGCGCGTGGCGCGCGGGTTTACCGGGCGCAATGGGGTGATCAAATTTGCCGGCGGGTATCACGGCCACGCGGACACGTTTCTGTGCGATGCGGGCTCGGGCCTGGCAACGCTGGGCGTGGCGAGTTCCGCAGGCGTGCCGCCGGGCGCGGTGGCGGACACGGTGACGCTGCCCTATAACGACGCCGCGGCCGTCGAGCAGGCGCTGGAGGAAACCCCCGGCCGCTTTGGCGCAATCATCGTCGAGCCGGTGGCGGGGAATATGGGCTGCGTGCCGCCCGAACCAGATTTTTTGCCGGGACTGCGGCGGCTCGCCGACCGCCACGGCGTGGTGCTGATCTTTGATGAAGTGATGACCGGCTTTCGCGTCGCCTGGGGCGGCGCGGCGGCGCGCTATGGCGTGACGCCCGACATGGCGACGCTGGGCAAGATCATTGGGGGTGGTTTGCCGGTGGGTGCCTACGGCGGGCGCGCGGACCTGATGCGGCGCGTGGCGCCGCTGGGGCCGGTCTATCAGGCCGGGACGCTGAGTGGCAATCCGCTGGCCATGGCCGCGGGCGTGGCCACGCTCAAAGCGATAGCCGGCCAGCCCAACCTTTACGCAAACCTGGAGCAGCGCGGCGCCCAACTCGAAGAAGGTGTCAACGCCGCGATCGCCGCGACCGGCGCGGCAGCGCGCGTCCAGCGCGTTGGCGCGATGCTGACGGTGTTTTTCAGCTCGAGCCCCGTGCGCAATTTTACTGAGGTCAGCGCCTGCGACACGGCGGCGTTTGCGCGCTTTCACGCCGCGCTGCTGCAGGCCGGCGTCCTCTGGCCGCCCTCGCAATTCGAGGCCGCCTTTTTCGGCGCCGTCCATGGCTCCGCGGAGATGGAACAGGCTTTAGGCGCGTTGCGCACCGCCCTGGGCCATTGACCGGCGCGGGGCCTGGCCCCTGACCCCTGGCCCCTATTTTTTTTCCCCCGCCGCCATCTTGCGCGCCAAATCCAGCACCTGCTGGCGTTCGCGCTCGGAGAGCGTGCCGGCAAACTCGCGCATGCGGGTCAAGAACCCAACCTCCTCTTCGCTCAGCGCCGGCGCCGGCTCTTCCACCTCCGTTCCAGTGAAAAAGCCCGAAACCGGCATGTCGAGCGCCCGGGCAATGCGCGCCAGAGTTTGCAGCGAGGGTTCGGTGTGGCCATTTTCTACGCGCGAGAGATAGCAGCGCAGCAGGCCCGTGCGGTTTTCCAGATCGCCTTGCGAGAGACCACAGGACTGGCGGGCTTGGCGGATGCGGGCGCCGATGTCGATCATGCGTTGCCGCTGGCGCCGGTGGAAGCCGCGTGCTCGGCGTTGACGCCATCGCGCAGCTCCTTACTGGGCTTGAAATAGGGCACCTTGCGCGCGGGCACGGCCACCGCGGCACCGGTTTTGGGATTGCGGCCCATGCGCGCTTCCCGCTGCCGCACGCGGAAGCTACCGAAGCCGCGAATCTCCACCTTGTCGCCTGCGCGCAGCGAGTCCACGATGCTGGAAAAGATCGTCTCCACGATCACTTCACTATCCTTGCGCGTGGGCGCGCCGCTGCGAGCGACTTCATCGATCAGGTCGGCTTTGGTCATACCGTGGACTGTACCACAACCCGTCCGGCGGGGTCCGCCCGCTGGCGCTCAGGCCTCCTCCTAGCTGCCGCCCATCGGTTTCCGCGGTCCGCTGCCGATGTTGCTTAGCTTCCTGGGCCATTCGCAACTGGGCCTGCGCCGGGCGTCCGATCGATCAGGTCGGCAGCGGTTTTGAGCTTGGTATCGATACGGTGCCATGCTAGCACCGCGGCGACCGGTTGGTTGGCGGGTTACGGCCCGGCGGGGCTCAGTTTCCAGCGCCCCGCAAGGTGGCTCGCCACTTTTTGCCCTGGTCGCTCCCGATGGTCGCTTGGAGTGCGGGCTTCGATTCCAGGCAGGGTCCGCCCGCTGGCGCTCAGGGCTCCTCCAAGCTGCCGCCACAGGCAGACCGCCGCAGCCCGGAGCATCGCTCCGCAGCCCAACAGATGAAAATGCTTGTGGAGGTGCTCTGGCATTCCCAGACTAGTGCTCGCAAATGGCAAGGAGATCGTCACAAATCCACATTTGGGGCCGCTGCCCCCGGGCCGGCCGCAAGACTCGGAGTATTCCGATTTCTACCATGCGGTCGAGCAGCGCGAGCACTGCGCTTCGGCTCGGCATCCCAGGCCGCCGGGACATCTGCGTGGTACTGAAAATCGGCCATTCAAAAATGGCGTCGACCATCGCCACGGCGAATTCGGAGTGCATCGCGGTGGTGGTCCGCTGCTTGTAGAGCTCGTAGAGTGACTGAACCTCCTGCACCTGGCGCGCATTCCTTTCCGCCTGCGCGGTGACGACGTCGAGAAAGAATTCACACCACGATTGCCATGCATTCGGCTCACGCCCGAGTGCCCGCAGGCGGCCGACGTAGATTTCGCGATGCTGTTCGAGGTAACTCGACAGGTAAAATGCCGGGCGGTTCAGCAGTCTCTTTTCGAAGAGAAACAGGGGCACAAGGATGCGGCCAAGGCGGCCATTGCCGTCCAGGAACGGATGTAGAAATTCAAATTGAGCGTGTACGACCGCAAGTTGAACCAGGCCATCGGGGGCCTCGGCGTGATAGAAGCGCTCCCAAGCATCAAGGTGCTGCGCCAGTTGCTGTGGCGCGGGCGGGACGAAATCGGCTTCCTCCATGGGTGTACCGGGCCTGCCGATCCAGTTTTGGAGTTTGCGGACTTCTCCGCGTCCTTTGCTATTCCCGCGCACGCTGTCCAGAAGAATTGAGTGCATTTCGCGGAGTAGATTCAGTGAGAATGGGCGGGATCTCAATTCCCTTTCGGCATGATCGAGCGCGCGGTTGTAGTTTAGGATTTCAACAATGTCCAACTGACGTGCAGGCTCGTCTGGCTGCTCGCCGGCCTCGGCCTTAAGTACGTCGCCGAGCGTGGCTTGCGTGCCTTCGATCCTGGATGACAGCACTGCCTCCTGCCGGGTCATGGGTGACAGCAAGATGTCGGGGTTGCGTAAACCGGACAACAACCCGTCGTACCGGGCAATGGCGCGATTGGCCATTCCAATCCTGGGTATCAGCGATTCCCAAGCTAAGTGCTGAACCGGCAGTTCGTCCGGGGTTGCAGGTTGCATAAAGCGTACTTGAGGCAAACGAATTTGCGTTAAGCATAACTGAATTTGCTTAACGCAAACGGACGGCGACGTAACGCGGCACCGAGACGAACGGCTTGTTTCCACCACGCCCCTCCGTTTTTTCCGCATTGGTAGACTGGACAGGTGGATCAATCCCGTCCAGTTCGTGTTCGCATTGCGCCCAGTCCTACCGGCGATCCGCATGTCGGCACCGCCTATATGGCGCTGCTCAACCTGATCTTTGCGCGCCAGCGCGGCGGGCAGTTTGTGCTGCGCATTGAAGACACCGACCGGGCGCGCTTTGTCGCCACCAGCGAGCAGATGATTTTCGAGGCGCTGCACTGGCTCGGGCTGGATTGGGACGAAGGGCCGGATAAGGGCGGGCCCTACGGACCCTACCGGCAGTCGGAGCGCACCGAGCTGTACCGCGAGGCGGTCGAGCAGCTTTTGCGTGAGGGCCACGCGTATCGCTGCTTCTGCACGCCCGAGCGGCTGGAGGAGATGCGGCGGCAACAGGCGGCGGCCAAGCAGCCGCCGCGCTACGACCGCACCTGCTGCCAACTGAGCGAGGCTGAGGTTAAGAGCAAAGTGGCTGCGGGCGAGCCGTTTGTCGTGCGGCTGAAGGTGCCGCAGCCGGGGGCGACCACGTTTCGCGACGAGCTGCGCGGCGATATCACTTTTGATCATCAGAACGTCGATGATCAGGTGCTGCTCAAGTCCGATGGCTTCCCGACCTATCACCTTGCCAATGTGGTCGATGACCACGCCATGGAGATCACCGACGTGATTCGCGCCGAGGAATGGATTTCCTCCACGCCCAAGCACGTGCTGCTCTACCAGGCCTTTGGCTGGCCGCTGCCGCGCTTCCGCCACATGCCGCTGCTGCGCAACAAGGACAAGTCGAAAATCTCGAAGCGCAAGAACCCGGTGTCGCTGATCTATTACCGGCAGGCGGGGTTTTTGCCGCAGGCGATGGTCAACTTTCTCGGCCTGCTGGGCGGTGGCATGCCGGTGGCGGACGAACCCGGCGCAGAAAAATTCTATCTGGACGACATGATCGCCCGTTTTGAGTTCGACAAGATCCGGCTGGGCGGGCCGGTGTTTGACCTGGAAAAACTGCGCTGGTTGAACGGCCTGTACTTGCGGACGCTGTCGCCGGAGGAGTTTCTGACGCAGGTGCGCGGGTGCGTGTTCCCGGACGAGTATTTGCGCCGCATTACGCCGCTGGTGCAGGAGCGGATTGAAACGCTGGGCGAGTTCCTGGATCTAACCGACTTCTTTTTTCTCGACAAGGTACTACCGCCGCCCGAGGTGTTTCTGCCCAAGAAGCGCGATCTGGCGCAAACGCTCAAGCTAGCGGCCGAGCTGCTCACAGTGCTGGAAGCCGTGGCTTGGGAACATGCCGCGATGGAGGCGGCACTGCGCCAGCTTGCCGAAGCGCAGGGCTGGAGCGCGAAAGAAGTGTTCATGCTGCTGCGCGCGCTCATTACCGGCAAAACAGCTTCGCCGCCGCTGCTGGAAAGCCTGCTGGTGCTGGGCCGCACGCGCACCGTCGACCGCCTGCGGCGCTTCCTCGAGGCGCAGCCGCGTCACTGAGTTTGAAGGTCAAAAGCGGAGTGCGCGGGATCAGAAGCGAGGTTAGGGTTAAGCCATGAGACCCAGAATCGACCCTCGTTGGCAACAAGTGCTCGCGCGTGATGCCAGAGCGGATGGCCTGTTCGTGTATGCGGTGCGCTCGACCGGCATTTACTGCCGCCCCTCCTGCGCCGCGCGGCGGCCGCGGGCGGAATACGTGAGTTTTCATGCGGATGGCGCCGCGGCGCGGGCTGCGGGCTTTCGTCCCTGCCTCCGCTGTCATCCGGATGCCAGGGGTCAGGGGCCAGGGGCCGGGGGCCAAGGGGAGGCGGCGCGGCGACGGCAGTTTCGGGCGGCGACGGGGCTGCCGCCGCGGGAGTGGGCGGCGGCCGCGCGCGATGAAAAGGTGCGCCGGAGCTTGCGACAGGGGCGATCGGTGACCGAGGCCTTCTATGAGGCAGGCTTTAACTCCAGCGGTCGCTTCTATGCCGCTGCCGACCGCGCTCTCGGCATGCTGCCGGTGCGCTTCCAGCGCGGCGGGGCGGGCGCCAGCATTGCTTTTGCCTGCGGGACGAGTTCGCTGGGCACGGTGCTGGCAGCGGAGAGCGAGCGCGGCGTCTGCGCGATCCTGCTGGGCGATGACGCGGGCGAGCTGGAGGCGGAACTGCGCCGTCAATTTCCGCAGGCGAGCCTTGCCGCGGGCGGGGCGGCGATGGAGCGGCGGTTGCGGCAAGTCATTGCGCTGGTGGAAGCCCCGGCGGCGGCGCACGCGTTGCCGCTCGACTTGCGGGGCACGGCTTTCGAGCGGCGCGTCTGGCGGGCGCTACGGCGCGTTCCCGCCGGAGCGCGGCTCAGCTACGGCGAGCTGGCGCGACGGCTCGGCATGCCCGGCGGCGCGCGCGCCGTGGCCCGCGCCTGCGCCCGCAACCGGCTGGCGGTCGCGGTTCCCTGTCATCGCGTGGTGCGCGGCGATGGAGAATTGGCCGGTTACCGCTGGGGCGTGGAACGCAAGCGGACGCTGCTGGCGCGGGAGCAGCAGGGGTGAGGGCGCCCGAGGTATATGACTGGAACGCGCTGGGCGCTGCACTCGATGCCCAGGGGCAGGCTCTCGTTCCGGAACTGCTTTCCGGCGTGGAGTGCGGCGCAATGGCCGGACTATTCGCGGAAGAGGCGAACTTCCGCAGCCGGGTGGTGATGGCGCGCCACGGCTTTGGGCGCGGTGAGTACAAGTATTTCGCCTACCCGCTGCCGGAGGCGGTGCAGCAGTTGCGAGCCGGCTTTTATCGCGCCCTCGCGCCCATTGCCAACCGCTGGCAGGAGGCGATGGGCAGCCGCGTTCGTTTTCCCGCCACACTGGAGGAATTCCTGGCGCGCTGCCATCACGCCGGACAACGGCAGCCCACGCCGCTGCTGCTCGAATACGGCGCCGGCGATTACAACTGCCTGCATCAGGATGTATACGGCGAGCACGTTTTTCCGCTCCAGCTCGCCATCCTGCTGGCTGCGCCGGGTGAGGACTTCGCCGGCGGCGAGTTTGTGATGACCGAGCAGCGTCCGCGCATGCAGTCCCGCGCGATGGTGGTGCCGCTACGCCAGGGCGACGGCGTGATCTTTGCCGTGCGCGAGCGGTCGGTGCGCGGCGCGCGGGGCTTCTACCGCGTCCAAATGCGCCACGGCGTCAGCGCGCTGCACCGCGGCCGGCGGCATACGCTGGGTATCATTTTTCACGATGCCGCCTGAGGGGCAGTACCTCATGCATAATGCGCAGCCGTTCTTCTTCGCTGAGCGCGCGCCAAGCGGCGATTTCTGCGAGGGTTCGCCCACAGCCCGCGCACACGCCGTCCGGAGCTTGGCATACACCGGTACAGGGCGTGCTGATCACGCCAGCAGGCGACGCCAACTGCTGCCTCCATCCGCGCTGCGGTCGCCGCGTTGAAAGGCCGCCAGAATTTCCCGCAGCGTTTGAACGCCATCCGCCAGCCGCGGCCCGTGGCGCGAGAACTGGCCGCTCGCATCTACAACAAAGACGTTGCCTGCCCGCACGGCTGCGAGGCGCTGCCAGCCATCGGGCCAAGCGAAGCTGCGCGCCTGGCGCTCGACTTCATCAAGATGGTAGCCGCAAGGCATAAGCACGATCACCTCGGGCCGGCTGGCGAGCACCCGCGCCCAGTCGCAGGCAAAGCCGGGCTCGCCCGCAACGCCCAGCGCGTCGCATCCGCCGGCGCAAGCCACCATGTCGGGCACCCAATGGCCGGCCACAAAGGGTGGCATAAACCATTCCAGGCAGAGCACGCGCGGGGCCGGTGAGGTGCGTGGCAGAGGCGCCGCAACGGCAGCGCGCAAGGCGGCAGCGAGCTCGCGCCCGCGCGCCGGCCGCCCGATGGCTTCGCCCAAGGCTTCCACATCCTGCCAAACCTCGTCGAGACGGCAGGGATGCAGCGCCACCATGCGCAGTGCGGGATTGAGCTGGCACAGGCCATCTTCGACATCGTGCGGCGAGGCCGCACAAACGTGGCAGACATCCTGGGTAATCAGCAAGTCGCACTGCAGCCGCGCCAGCGCGGCCACGTCGACTTCGTACAGGGCTTCGCCGGCAGCCACCATGCCCTGCACTTGGGCGTGAATTTCTTCCTGCGGGCGGGTATCGTCGATGCGGCTGCGGACGACCACCGGTTTGACGCGGGCCGCATCCGGGTAGTCGCATTTTTCACTGATGGCGACCAGCTCGTCGCCGGCTCCGAGCGCGTACAGAATTTCGGTGGCCGACGGCAGCAGCGATGCAATCCTCACGGACGCACCGGAACGGGAGCGGCCGCGCGCCGGCGGGCGAGGTAGGCGTCCGCGGCGAACAGGAAGCCGCCAAACAACGCGGCCGCCGCGAGCGAATCCCCGTAGAACGGCAGCCCCGCGAGGTAGCAGGCGCCGAGACCCGCCAGCGTGTGCGGATACATCACGCCGCTGGCCCAGACGGCGACATTGCTCAGTGCAAAAAAGCCGGTTGCGCCTGCCGCGGAAGCCGCACCCAAACGCTGCCAGCTTCGCCGCACGCGCAGGAGCTCGCCGGCGAGCACCATCGGGATCATCGCCACGGTGGTCCAGAGCAGGCCCCAGCCCAGCGCGCTGTGGTAGACGAACAGCGACTGCACGGCGTATAGCGCCGCCATGAGCAGCAGCGGCAGCCAAAGCGCGTCACGGCGCCGCAGACGCGCACCGCCGTAGAGCATGCCGCCAAAGGCAGGCGACAAACCACCCAGATGAGGAAGCACGCCGGCGGCCATCGCCGCCAGCAAAAGAAGGTACGACATCGGTTCTCCTTTGGGCCCACGCCCAAGCTGAACGAATCAAAATGCTCTGGGCAGGTCTCCTGACTCGCGGCTTCCTTTGCAGGATCCGCCTCCGCCTTCCCCGAAAACATTCGAGTGGCATGTGGAGGCGGCCTACCGCTAACAGTGGCGGGGCCGTGCCGGACTCTCACCGGCTTCCCTTTTCAATCCCACAACGGGATCACCCAGAACCAACTGGTGTTCACTATACGCCATATGCCGGCTTACAGATTCAAGCCGGCCATGCCGTGCTCGGGATAGCGCAGTCCCATGGCTGCACCCGGCGGAATCGCCTGCGACAGCGCTAGCAACTCCTGCGCGTCCAGGTGGATGGCTGCGGCAGCCGCGTTTTCTTCGAGATACTTCCGGTGTTTGGTTCCCGGGATGGGCACAATGTCCTCGCCCTGAGCCAGCAGCCAGGCCAGCGCCAACTGCGCCGGTGTACAGCCTTTGGTTTTGGCCATCGCGGCGATTTTGTCGGCCAATGCGAGATTGTGCGCAAGGGCGTCGGACTGGAAGCGCGGGTTATGGTTGCGCCAATCGTGGACGTCGAGATTGTCGCGGGAGCGGATGGCGCCAGAGAGAAAGCCGCGCCCGATGGGGCTATAGGCCACAAAACCAATGCCCAGCTCGCGGCAGGTGGCCAGCACCTCGTGTTCGGGATCGCGCGTCCAGAGTGAGTACTCCGACTGCAAGGCGGTGATCGGATGTACCTGCTGCGCGCGCCGCAGGGTACTCGTGCCCGCCTCCGACAATCCCAGGAAGCGCACTTTGCCCGCCTCGACCAGCCGCGCCATGGCGCCGACGGTGTCTTCGATCGGAACTTTCGGATCGACCCGGTGCTGATAGTACAAATCGATGTGATCGATTTGCAGCCGGCGCAGGCTCATGTCGCAGGCCGTGCGCACGTAGGCGGGATGGCCGTTGACGCCTAAATAGGCGCCGTTCACGCCGCGCTGATTCCCGAACTTG harbors:
- the mltG gene encoding endolytic transglycosylase MltG, whose translation is MNRARIAILTVVVVVAAVGIGLWRVWAPGPRLAQPRIVEIAPGASHTQVARQLHQADVIGNTVGFDLWAALHFRSTLKPGPYRFGGGESVPQVFYTLSRGLLYTLPLTVPEGYNRFDIAQELQARGMAGAAAFLAATANPSLVHGLDPQAVSLEGYLFPATYRIPYHARVQAIVAMMVNRFRQEVRHDHPQNVHRWVTLASLIQKETAVPDERPLIAGVFDNRLARGLPLQCDPTVIYAALLDDAYTGSLHARDLKRKSPYNTYLHPGLPPGPIANPGRASLEAAQHPDETDYLYFVSDGDGAHRFAVTLTQQEKNVRLYLRTLRKKQHSR
- a CDS encoding FAD-dependent oxidoreductase; amino-acid sequence: MGFPVIVAGGGPAGAFYAAQLAAAGRRVTLVDEHLAWEKPCGGGLTDKALRRYPFLAESAESHNAVSECELISPQGRTLLLRLDRTVAIFSRKVLNGILLERARRAGVALVQERIAGLESDRQSWRVRLSSGCRLRAQAVVVATGARNPLRAAVPSPLGDEDWMATAGYYLPLERLPWPRQRMAIRFLPNLEGYIWSFPRGDHASVGICGKLGSEPTRTLRQRLEAALDAWGVDWRTDAAFYAHLLPAPDPKRLRAAEFAGAAPHPWALVGDAAGLVDPITGEGLYYALRSAELLAQTGFENYSAAVQAELVPELAAAGAIVRRFYFGRFCGASVLERMTQFGQRSARFRELLCDLFSGAQGYLGLRERLWRQLAPALLQMALPSTGAGPGVAAPVNDALRRLPGLDVRPGWGPPEPQPGPRVGTH
- the hemL gene encoding glutamate-1-semialdehyde-2,1-aminomutase — encoded protein: MGSRSQELQHRAEAILPGGVDSPVRSFRAVGGAPPWIERGAGAWLYDADGKRYLDFIASWGALLLGHAAAEVVAAVQEAAAKGTSFGASTPAELELAELVQRAYPACAMLRFVNSGTEATMSAVRVARGFTGRNGVIKFAGGYHGHADTFLCDAGSGLATLGVASSAGVPPGAVADTVTLPYNDAAAVEQALEETPGRFGAIIVEPVAGNMGCVPPEPDFLPGLRRLADRHGVVLIFDEVMTGFRVAWGGAAARYGVTPDMATLGKIIGGGLPVGAYGGRADLMRRVAPLGPVYQAGTLSGNPLAMAAGVATLKAIAGQPNLYANLEQRGAQLEEGVNAAIAATGAAARVQRVGAMLTVFFSSSPVRNFTEVSACDTAAFARFHAALLQAGVLWPPSQFEAAFFGAVHGSAEMEQALGALRTALGH
- a CDS encoding XRE family transcriptional regulator, with amino-acid sequence MIDIGARIRQARQSCGLSQGDLENRTGLLRCYLSRVENGHTEPSLQTLARIARALDMPVSGFFTGTEVEEPAPALSEEEVGFLTRMREFAGTLSERERQQVLDLARKMAAGEKK
- a CDS encoding integration host factor subunit beta → MTKADLIDEVARSGAPTRKDSEVIVETIFSSIVDSLRAGDKVEIRGFGSFRVRQREARMGRNPKTGAAVAVPARKVPYFKPSKELRDGVNAEHAASTGASGNA
- a CDS encoding Fic family protein gives rise to the protein MQPATPDELPVQHLAWESLIPRIGMANRAIARYDGLLSGLRNPDILLSPMTRQEAVLSSRIEGTQATLGDVLKAEAGEQPDEPARQLDIVEILNYNRALDHAERELRSRPFSLNLLREMHSILLDSVRGNSKGRGEVRKLQNWIGRPGTPMEEADFVPPAPQQLAQHLDAWERFYHAEAPDGLVQLAVVHAQFEFLHPFLDGNGRLGRILVPLFLFEKRLLNRPAFYLSSYLEQHREIYVGRLRALGREPNAWQSWCEFFLDVVTAQAERNARQVQEVQSLYELYKQRTTTAMHSEFAVAMVDAIFEWPIFSTTQMSRRPGMPSRSAVLALLDRMVEIGILRVLRPARGQRPQMWICDDLLAICEH
- a CDS encoding glutamate--tRNA ligase, whose translation is MDQSRPVRVRIAPSPTGDPHVGTAYMALLNLIFARQRGGQFVLRIEDTDRARFVATSEQMIFEALHWLGLDWDEGPDKGGPYGPYRQSERTELYREAVEQLLREGHAYRCFCTPERLEEMRRQQAAAKQPPRYDRTCCQLSEAEVKSKVAAGEPFVVRLKVPQPGATTFRDELRGDITFDHQNVDDQVLLKSDGFPTYHLANVVDDHAMEITDVIRAEEWISSTPKHVLLYQAFGWPLPRFRHMPLLRNKDKSKISKRKNPVSLIYYRQAGFLPQAMVNFLGLLGGGMPVADEPGAEKFYLDDMIARFEFDKIRLGGPVFDLEKLRWLNGLYLRTLSPEEFLTQVRGCVFPDEYLRRITPLVQERIETLGEFLDLTDFFFLDKVLPPPEVFLPKKRDLAQTLKLAAELLTVLEAVAWEHAAMEAALRQLAEAQGWSAKEVFMLLRALITGKTASPPLLESLLVLGRTRTVDRLRRFLEAQPRH
- a CDS encoding methylated-DNA--[protein]-cysteine S-methyltransferase, which codes for MRPRIDPRWQQVLARDARADGLFVYAVRSTGIYCRPSCAARRPRAEYVSFHADGAAARAAGFRPCLRCHPDARGQGPGAGGQGEAARRRQFRAATGLPPREWAAAARDEKVRRSLRQGRSVTEAFYEAGFNSSGRFYAAADRALGMLPVRFQRGGAGASIAFACGTSSLGTVLAAESERGVCAILLGDDAGELEAELRRQFPQASLAAGGAAMERRLRQVIALVEAPAAAHALPLDLRGTAFERRVWRALRRVPAGARLSYGELARRLGMPGGARAVARACARNRLAVAVPCHRVVRGDGELAGYRWGVERKRTLLAREQQG
- a CDS encoding proline hydroxylase, which gives rise to MGRGTQADAAGAGAAGVRAPEVYDWNALGAALDAQGQALVPELLSGVECGAMAGLFAEEANFRSRVVMARHGFGRGEYKYFAYPLPEAVQQLRAGFYRALAPIANRWQEAMGSRVRFPATLEEFLARCHHAGQRQPTPLLLEYGAGDYNCLHQDVYGEHVFPLQLAILLAAPGEDFAGGEFVMTEQRPRMQSRAMVVPLRQGDGVIFAVRERSVRGARGFYRVQMRHGVSALHRGRRHTLGIIFHDAA
- a CDS encoding DUF1289 domain-containing protein encodes the protein MSTPCTGVCQAPDGVCAGCGRTLAEIAAWRALSEEERLRIMHEVLPLRRHREK
- a CDS encoding aldo/keto reductase, encoding MTHGGSLEEPQAPAGGPRRESKPALRATNGSDQGKKWRATPRRALGRGGLSVSALGLGCMGMSEFYTGSGVSDDDAIAVIHRAAALGINFLDTADMYGVGMNEALVGRAVRGQRDQYVIATKFGNQRGVNGAYLGVNGHPAYVRTACDMSLRRLQIDHIDLYYQHRVDPKVPIEDTVGAMARLVEAGKVRFLGLSEAGTSTLRRAQQVHPITALQSEYSLWTRDPEHEVLATCRELGIGFVAYSPIGRGFLSGAIRSRDNLDVHDWRNHNPRFQSDALAHNLALADKIAAMAKTKGCTPAQLALAWLLAQGEDIVPIPGTKHRKYLEENAAAAAIHLDAQELLALSQAIPPGAAMGLRYPEHGMAGLNL